One genomic window of Mucilaginibacter sp. SJ includes the following:
- a CDS encoding family 78 glycoside hydrolase catalytic domain — translation MKKSISLLFLLLPFSLFAQSLKVLNPQCEYKTNPLGIESLKPKLSWQIQSDARNTMQTAYRVLVAGDVAKLASNNADIWDSGKVLSNASLQVAYNGKPMQAAKTYYWKVMVWDNHGKASAWSSTASWQIGLLTKKDWYGADWIAYDKLPDSSAIVPFYHGKGPKKLGAANNVLPLIRKTFNVDVKLKKATLYICGLGHFELSLNGKKVGDHFLDPGWTKYDKQALYVPFDVTNQLIAGKNTIGVMLGNGFYYIPRDRRYRKLTGAFGYPKMICRLMLEYDNGKVENVVSDGSWKTAPSPVTFSSIYGGEDFNANLEQPGWDANDFDDSKWRNVVKVDGIPELNAQMAEPLKIMQELKPQSKKQLANGAWIYDLGQNFSGIPQITVQGKEGDTVRITPAELANEDGSANQKASGSPHYYDYVLKGNGVETWHPLFTYYGFRYLQVQGAVPQNEVNPKQLPVIVDIKGLHARNAAKTVGSFACSNELFNKTFKLIDWAMKSNMASVFTDCPHREKLGWLEEAHLVGSSLHYNYDIVGLARKCINDMRISQTEDGLIPEISPEYVKFDEPFRDSPEWGSNAVILPWYVYQWYGDKEVLAQNYDMIKRYLAYLDKKSQNHLLYQGLGDWYDLGPKPPGVSQLTPKGITATSLYYYDLNIAGKIATLLGKNDDAASYKKSAVEVKQAYNKTFFNTDTKQYGTGSQAANAMSVYAGLVEPQYKAAVVKNIVKDIRDRGNALTAGDIGYRYLLRVLDDEGLSDIIYDMNSRADVPGYGYQLAHGATALTESWAALPSVSNNHFMLGHLMEWFYSGLAGIRPTDDAIAFNKIEIRPETVGNVTWAKANYQSPYGNILSSWTKAKGQFKLEVKIPANTTASIFLPVKGGVAIMVDGQNIKARHDLKFIGYHDGKAEIKVGSGNYTFIAK, via the coding sequence ATGAAAAAAAGTATCAGCCTGTTGTTTTTGTTACTGCCCTTCAGCCTCTTTGCTCAAAGCCTCAAGGTGTTAAACCCACAATGTGAGTACAAAACCAATCCGCTGGGTATCGAATCGCTTAAGCCGAAGCTGAGCTGGCAAATACAAAGTGATGCCCGTAACACCATGCAAACCGCTTATAGGGTTTTGGTTGCCGGTGACGTGGCTAAACTGGCAAGCAACAATGCTGATATCTGGGATTCGGGCAAAGTACTATCGAATGCATCGCTGCAGGTTGCATATAATGGTAAGCCCATGCAAGCCGCCAAAACGTATTACTGGAAGGTAATGGTTTGGGACAACCATGGCAAAGCATCGGCATGGAGCAGTACTGCCAGTTGGCAAATAGGCCTGCTTACAAAAAAAGACTGGTATGGTGCCGATTGGATTGCCTATGATAAATTACCTGATTCTTCGGCTATTGTACCGTTCTATCACGGTAAAGGGCCCAAAAAACTGGGTGCTGCCAATAATGTTTTGCCTTTAATACGCAAGACCTTTAATGTTGATGTCAAACTGAAAAAAGCAACCCTTTATATATGCGGGTTAGGGCATTTTGAGCTGAGCCTGAACGGTAAGAAAGTCGGTGATCATTTCCTCGATCCCGGTTGGACAAAATACGATAAGCAGGCTTTGTATGTGCCTTTTGATGTAACTAATCAACTCATCGCCGGTAAAAATACCATAGGTGTAATGCTGGGCAATGGATTTTATTACATCCCGCGCGACAGGCGTTACCGGAAACTCACCGGTGCTTTCGGTTACCCTAAAATGATTTGCCGTTTGATGCTGGAATATGATAACGGCAAGGTAGAAAATGTTGTTAGCGATGGCTCATGGAAAACAGCACCTTCGCCGGTTACTTTCAGCAGTATTTATGGCGGTGAGGATTTTAACGCCAACCTTGAACAACCGGGATGGGATGCTAACGATTTTGATGATTCCAAATGGCGAAATGTTGTTAAAGTAGATGGTATACCCGAATTGAACGCGCAAATGGCCGAACCTTTGAAAATTATGCAGGAGTTGAAACCGCAAAGTAAAAAGCAACTCGCTAATGGCGCATGGATCTATGATTTAGGTCAAAATTTTTCAGGAATCCCGCAAATTACTGTGCAAGGCAAAGAAGGAGATACCGTGCGGATCACTCCCGCCGAACTGGCTAATGAGGATGGCAGCGCTAATCAGAAAGCTTCCGGCAGTCCGCATTATTATGATTATGTATTGAAAGGTAACGGCGTTGAAACCTGGCATCCCCTGTTTACTTATTACGGTTTCAGGTATTTGCAGGTACAGGGCGCTGTACCTCAAAACGAAGTCAATCCGAAGCAATTGCCCGTAATTGTTGACATTAAAGGCTTACACGCCCGTAACGCCGCCAAAACAGTGGGCAGTTTCGCCTGCTCAAACGAGCTGTTCAACAAAACATTTAAACTGATTGACTGGGCCATGAAAAGTAATATGGCCAGCGTGTTTACCGATTGCCCTCACCGCGAAAAACTGGGTTGGCTGGAAGAAGCGCATTTAGTTGGCAGCTCCCTGCATTATAATTATGACATTGTGGGCCTGGCGCGTAAGTGTATTAACGATATGCGCATTTCCCAAACGGAAGACGGATTGATCCCTGAGATCTCGCCCGAGTATGTAAAGTTTGATGAGCCTTTCCGCGATTCGCCCGAGTGGGGGAGCAACGCGGTGATTTTGCCATGGTATGTGTACCAGTGGTACGGCGATAAAGAGGTGCTTGCACAAAACTATGATATGATCAAACGGTACCTGGCTTATCTCGATAAAAAATCACAAAATCATTTGTTGTACCAGGGCCTGGGCGATTGGTATGACCTCGGCCCCAAACCACCCGGCGTTTCGCAGCTAACTCCCAAAGGTATTACGGCTACTTCGCTTTACTATTATGACCTTAATATAGCCGGAAAAATAGCTACGCTGCTTGGCAAAAACGATGATGCCGCCTCGTACAAAAAATCAGCAGTCGAAGTTAAACAGGCATACAACAAAACGTTTTTTAATACTGATACTAAACAATACGGTACAGGCAGTCAGGCTGCCAATGCCATGTCGGTTTATGCCGGATTGGTTGAACCGCAATACAAGGCAGCCGTAGTAAAAAACATTGTAAAAGATATCCGTGATCGTGGTAACGCCCTTACTGCCGGCGACATTGGCTATCGTTACCTGTTGCGCGTGTTGGACGATGAAGGTCTTTCGGATATAATCTATGACATGAATAGCAGGGCTGATGTGCCGGGCTATGGTTATCAGCTGGCCCATGGCGCTACTGCCTTAACCGAATCATGGGCGGCGTTGCCATCGGTATCCAATAACCATTTTATGTTGGGGCACCTGATGGAATGGTTTTACAGCGGTTTGGCAGGAATCCGGCCAACCGACGATGCCATTGCGTTTAACAAAATCGAGATCAGGCCCGAAACTGTGGGTAATGTAACCTGGGCAAAAGCCAACTACCAATCGCCTTATGGTAATATTTTAAGCAGTTGGACAAAGGCCAAAGGCCAGTTTAAACTGGAGGTGAAAATCCCCGCAAATACTACCGCAAGCATTTTTCTGCCTGTAAAAGGTGGTGTGGCTATCATGGTAGATGGACAAAATATCAAAGCCCGCCATGATCTTAAGTTTATCGGCTATCACGATGGAAAAGCAGAAATCAAGGTGGGATCAGGTAATTACACATTCATCGCCAAATAA